One region of Bubalus kerabau isolate K-KA32 ecotype Philippines breed swamp buffalo chromosome 6, PCC_UOA_SB_1v2, whole genome shotgun sequence genomic DNA includes:
- the LOC129655420 gene encoding NADH-cytochrome b5 reductase-like isoform X1: protein MMGQGEEDDEEEAWLQLRPVEPLPSQCCGSGCSPCVFDVYQRELARWEAARASKDRSLLSREETQSCPSKLSPETFLAFLISAVDRLTKDTYLVRFSLPGNSQLGLRPGQHLILRGTVDDLEIQRAYTPISPANAEGYFEVLIKCYQTGLMSRYVKSWKAGDTAFWRGPFGGFFYKPNQYGELLMLAAGTGLAPMVPILQSITDNAEDETFITLVGCFKTFEGIYLKTFLQEQARFWNVRTFFVLSQENSLEQLPWSYRDRTHFGRLDRDLLEELVGSCRRKPFALVCGSAEFTKDMTRYLLHAGLAEDSYFLF, encoded by the exons ATGATGGGCCAGGGGGAGGAAGATGACGAAGAGGAAGCCTGGCTGCAGCTTCGCCCGGTGGAGCCTTTGCCCTCGCAGTGCTGCGGCAGTGGCTGCTCGCCCTGTGTGTTCGACGTCTACCAGCGAGAGCTGGCAAGGTGGGAGGCTGCCCGAGCCAGCAAGGACAGGAGCCTGCTGAGTAGGGAAGAGACACAG AGCTGCCCTTCCAAGCTGAGCCCAGAGACCTTCCTGGCCTTCCTGATCAGTGCTGTGGACAGGCTCACCAAGGACACCTACCTTGTCCGGTTTTCACTACCCGGGAACAGCCAGCTTGGCCTGCGGCCTGGCCAGCACCTCATTCTACG AGGGACAGTAGATGACTTAGAAATTCAGAGAGCCTATACGCCCATCAGCCCCGCCAATGCAGAAGGATACTTTGAAGTTTTAATCAAG TGCTACCAGACTGGGCTGATGTCCCGGTATGTCAAGTCCtggaaagcaggagacacagctttctGGAGAGGACCCTTTGGAGGCTTCTTCTATAAACCAAACCAG TACGGGGAGCTCCTCATGCTGGCTGCTGGCACCGGCCTGGCCCCCATGGTGCCCATCCTCCAGAGCATCACAGACAATGCAGAGGACGAGACCTTCATCACCCTGGTCGGCTGCTTCAAGACCTTTGAGGGCATCTACCTGAAAACCTTCCTCCAGGAGCAGGCCCGTTTCTGGAATGTCCGCACCTTCTTTGTCCTCAGCCAG GAGAACTCCCTGGAGCAGCTTCCCTGGAGTTACCGGGACAGGACCCACTTTGGCCGCCTGGACCGGGACCTGCTTGAAGAGCTGGTCGGCTCCTGTCGGAGAAAACCATTCGCCCTTGTCTGTGGATCAGCTGAGTTTACCAAGGACATGACTAGGTACTTGCTGCACGCAGGCCTGGCCGAGGACTCCTACTTCCTCTTCTAG
- the LOC129655420 gene encoding NADH-cytochrome b5 reductase-like isoform X2, with protein MMGQGEEDDEEEAWLQLRPVEPLPSQCCGSGCSPCVFDVYQRELARWEAARASKDRSLLSREETQSCPSKLSPETFLAFLISAVDRLTKDTYLVRFSLPGNSQLGLRPGQHLILRGTVDDLEIQRAYTPISPANAEGYFEVLIKCYQTGLMSRYVKSWKAGDTAFWRGPFGGFFYKPNQFHGPFTRLWRPLPKYTL; from the exons ATGATGGGCCAGGGGGAGGAAGATGACGAAGAGGAAGCCTGGCTGCAGCTTCGCCCGGTGGAGCCTTTGCCCTCGCAGTGCTGCGGCAGTGGCTGCTCGCCCTGTGTGTTCGACGTCTACCAGCGAGAGCTGGCAAGGTGGGAGGCTGCCCGAGCCAGCAAGGACAGGAGCCTGCTGAGTAGGGAAGAGACACAG AGCTGCCCTTCCAAGCTGAGCCCAGAGACCTTCCTGGCCTTCCTGATCAGTGCTGTGGACAGGCTCACCAAGGACACCTACCTTGTCCGGTTTTCACTACCCGGGAACAGCCAGCTTGGCCTGCGGCCTGGCCAGCACCTCATTCTACG AGGGACAGTAGATGACTTAGAAATTCAGAGAGCCTATACGCCCATCAGCCCCGCCAATGCAGAAGGATACTTTGAAGTTTTAATCAAG TGCTACCAGACTGGGCTGATGTCCCGGTATGTCAAGTCCtggaaagcaggagacacagctttctGGAGAGGACCCTTTGGAGGCTTCTTCTATAAACCAAACCAG TTTCACGGGCCGTTTACAAGACTATGGAGACCACTCCCTAAGTACACCTTGTGA